A window of the Harmonia axyridis chromosome 5, icHarAxyr1.1, whole genome shotgun sequence genome harbors these coding sequences:
- the LOC123681355 gene encoding rho guanine nucleotide exchange factor 10 isoform X4 yields the protein MDTVCDGVVLIKYEPRMQSGLWEDTSCDKRIPLTHTGHGHNFQRNLSQRSSEESWCSGSDHEISSDEESDRNRNNGQLRNTFNKALTLCDKLRGGSSNGHRLSLDGTLPVDPNNQGRLSRWFSIRRGSCHQYDIENAEIPTIPKSPQTRHKMPLLPEVEEESCFPNCTTQQRRQQPPSLPSPPPHLSPQQIKRRMIVAAIVHSENSYVATLQRLVNDYKKPLEESNPPILSNSKISTLFYRLSEILQCHTLFRIALAECIKNWDAEEKIGDVFIASFSKAIVLDIYSGFINNFSIAMDLAKMEAKRKSALADFLKVKQISSQDRLSFFGLMVKPVQRFPQFILFLQDLLKHTPKGHHDRMSLQLALTQLESLAEMLNERKRESEQYQAFKEMLRNISGKFSARPLSDGNRYLLREDNITQIEYNQNGSIVKAKSRRLLLLNDLVVCVSVSPKVSDDFGSSERLSLKWTCPVSDIEVIDSGTSPTLSRVLAGGLNKGGSLKSNNSYDGSQPQDVTSLCSEMSNLMHDYEIMRRVADLVGTLKGSYPNMNVENARRILNNIQNSIQEKDEEIAWMDSCCLQLVVRTKGKEEKLTFQTDNSSIKSDWITELRLAQLALDANNSPAWEIPEQEHRPSTKMPLFVRSHCIYRSQHQTEVRCGCYFTLNLPKTTKRRHNQSYLWTSTWNGASSLITIMAQHQQHTGTFKEIASFPLTETEVVSMEFVKGNHSQQCDTVWIGTKSRRIILYSADDAERLEEIGSTTVLDGVNEIKYHYDNVFVALNNGTLIIFVRDPSSLTWQLQNPQTLNLGTEPISSLLPINTNIYASCGNKVFVLNAISGEIQKNFHVHEHSGPINLMAHSGIGLWISLKHSSTVCLYHTETFKHLQDINIASNVTRVSNLNGRSQVYVTALLACKGLLWVGTNVGIILTIPLPRLEGVPIISGRVNISYHAHFGPISFLISLQPKNYSSQIKTIKELKKEESQNNELGDKNTDEKASERPKIEKQLSDTSDASSKFKYSNSTSPVVLRRRRSKESDVSRLSKTLPRSFGNVGSIFSTSSTSSQSSGDTCDVYGLYGELMYIKGYEEEENMLTDAIYESARRSDPELAAIPNKVSTLDRRLKMKVSRPRSLDLSNWSVDSKSSSIFTSSGSEESMAVKHGQSVSRNNSNASRHLDDVCEHNSVDEVRENENTERVSVVNQNTSSKICNNKGASLKTSSKNVVDSNTRKTVITIMGGRGYVNWRQPCCSADKSKNASIFRDTNSTDAHLVIWELKL from the exons aTGAACCTCGTATGCAATCTGGTCTATGGGAAGATACATCATGTGATAAAAGGATACCTCTGACCCATACGGGTCATGGACATAATTTTCAACGTAATCTCTCTCAGAGAAGCTCAGAAGAAAGCTGGTGCTCTGGATCTGACCATGAGATCTCTTCTGACGAAGAAAGTGATAGAAATAG gaataatgGGCAATTAAGGAATACCTTCAATAAGGCTCTCACCCTCTGTGATAAATTAAGGGGTGGTTCTTCCAATGGACACCGTCTTTCACTAGATGGTACACTGCCAGTGGACCCAAACAACCAAGGTCGCCTTTCCAGGTGGTTTTCGATAAGAAGAGGAAGTTGTCATCAGTATGATATTGAAAATGCCGAAATACCAACCATACCTAAATCACCCCAAACAAGGCATAAAATGCCTCTTCTACCTGAG GTCGAAGAGGAAAGTTGCTTTCCAAACTGTACCACACAACAACGAAGGCAGCAGCCACCTAGCTTACCTTCACCACCTCCACATTTAAGTCCACAACAAATAAAGAGGAGGATGATTGTAGCTGCAATTGTACATAGTGAAAATTCATATGTTGCTACTCTTCAAAGGCTTGTAAAT gACTATAAGAAACCACTTGAGGAAAGCAACCCACCTATCCTTAGCAATTCAAAGATATCCACCTTGTTCTACAGACTTTCAGAAATTCTTCAGTGCCATACTTTGTTCAGAATAGCTCTAGCAGAGTGTATAAAAAATTGGGATGCCGAAGAAAAAATTGGAGATGTATTCATAGCATCATTCTCCAAAGCAATAGTATTAGATATTTATAGCGGTTTCATCAATAACTTCTCCATAGCCATGGATCTAGCCAAAATGGAAGCTAAGAGAAAATCAGCTCTAGCGGATTTCCTCAAA GTCAAACAAATCAGCTCTCAAGATCGTCTGTCATTTTTTGGATTAATGGTGAAGCCAGTTCAGAGGTTTCCACAGTTCATACTATTTTTGCAG GATCTGCTCAAGCATACTCCAAAAGGACATCATGATCGTATGTCCTTGCAGTTAGCTCTTACACAATTAGAATCTCTGGCAGAAATGCTCAATGAGAGAAAAAGAGAATCAGAGCAGTACCAAGCTTTCAAGGAAATGCTCAGAAATATCAGCGGCAAATTTTCTGCAAGACCGTTATCAGATGGAAATCGATACCTGTTGAGAGAAGACAACATAACCCAAATT GAGTATAACCAGAATGGAAGTATTGTTAAAGCAAAGAGTAGACGACTTCTGCTTCTGAATGATTTGGTGGTGTGTGTATCAGTATCGCCGAAAGTATCTGATGATTTTGGATCAAGTGAAAGACTGAGCCTCAAATGGACTTGCCCAGTATCGGATATTGAAGTCATAGATTCTGGCACTTCCCCAACGTTGAGCAGGGTTCTGGCAGGAGGGCTAAACAAAGGAGGTAGTTTAAAATCGAACAACTCCTATGATGGATCTCAACCTCAAGATGTAACAAGTTTGTGTTCAGAAATGAGCAATCTTATGCATGATTACGAAATAATGAGGAGGGTAGCCGATCTTGTGGGAACACTGAAAGGTTCATATCCTAACATGAATGTAGAAAATGCCAGAAGGATTCTCAACAATATACAGAATTCTATTCAAGAGAAAGATGAGGAGATAGCTTGGATGGACTCTTGTTGTTTGCAACTAGTTGTGAGAACTAaaggaaaagaagaaaaattaacTTTCCAGACGGATAATTCATCTATTAAGAGTGACTGGATAACTGAACTTCGACTGGCGCAGTTGGCTTTGGATGCAAATAATTCACCTGCCTGGGAGATACCGGAACAAGAACACAGGCCTTCGACAAAGATGCCGTTATTTGTGAGGTCCCATTGTATATATAGATCACAGCATCAAACAGAG GTTCGTTGTGGATGCTACTTCACTTTAAATTTACCAAAGACTACTAAGAGGAGGCACAACCAAAGTTATTTGTGGACAAGCACATGGAATGGAGCAAGTAGCTTAATCACAATAATGGCACAGCACCAACAACACACAGGCACTTTTAAAGAAATTGCCTCTTTTCcattaacagaaacagaagttgtaTCAATGGAATTTGTTAAAGGTAACCATAGTCAACAATGTGATACAGTTTGGATTGGTACTAAGAGTAGGAGAATCATTCTTTATTCTGCCGATGATGCTGAACGGTTGGAGGAGATTGGAAGTACCACAGTTCTAGATGGTGTAAAcgaaataaaatatcattatgACAATGTATTTGTAGCCTTGAACAATGGAACATTAATCATATTCGTAAGAGATCCCAGTAGCTTAACATGGCAGCTCCAAAACCCTCAAACTTTGAATTTGGGGACTGAACCCATTAGCAGTCTCCTACCAATAAACACTAATATTTATGCTTCGTGTGGAAATAAAGTATTCGTTCTAAATGCAATTTCTGgcgaaattcagaaaaatttccatgtacacGAACATTCAGGGCCTATCAATTTGATGGCACACAGTGGAATaggtttatggatttctttgAAACATTCAAGCACTGTTTGCCTCTACCATACAGAGACTTTTAAACATTTACAAGACATCAATATAGCGTCAAATGTTACACGAGTGTCAAACTTGAATGGGAGATCTCAAGTATACGTCACTGCCTTATTAGCATGTAAAGGTTTACTTTGGGTAGGAACTAATGTAGGAATAATTCTAACAATACCTTTACCTCGACTAGAAGGTGTTCCGATCATAAGTGGTAGGGTGAATATTTCCTACCATGCTCATTTTGGACCAATATCATTTTTAATATCACTACAGCCAAAGAACTATAGCAGCCAAATCAAAACTattaaagaattaaaaaaagagGAATCTCAAAATAATGAGCTAGGTGATAAAAACACAGATGAGAAAGCTTCTGAAAGACCAAAAATTGAGAAACAATTGTCTGACACTTCAGATGCCAGCTCGAAATTCAAATATAGTAATTCAACTAGTCCAGTTGTTCTCCGCAGAAGAAGATCGAAGGAAAGTGATGTATCACGGCTTTCTAAAACATTGCCAAGAAGTTTCGGTAATGTTGGATCGATATTCTCAACCAGCAGTACATCATCCCAAAGTTCTGGTGATACATGTGATGTATACGGATTGTATGGAGAATTAATGTATATAAAAGgttatgaagaagaagaaaatatgcTCACAGATGCAATTTACGAATCAGCAAGAAGAAGTGATCCAGAATTGGCAGCTATACCTAATAAAGTTAGTACATTAGATCGTCGACTGAAAATGAAGGTCAGCAGGCCAAGATCTTTAGACCTATCTAATTGGTCTGTGGATTCCAAATCTTCGAGCATATTTACTTCCTCAGGAAGTGAAGAAAGTATGGCTGTTAAACATGGACAAAGTGTCTCACGAAACAATTCAAATGCAAGCAGACATTTAGACGATGTTTGTGAACACAATTCTGTAGATGAGGttagagaaaatgaaaatacaGAAAGAGTTTCTGTTGTTAATCAAAATACTAGTTCTAAGATTTGCAATAATAAAGGAGCCAGTTTGAAAACTTCAAGTAAAAATGTTGTAGATAGCAATACTCGTAAAACAGTAATTACCATAATGGGTGGAAGAGGTTATGTCAACTGGAGGCAACCTTGCTGCTCTGCCGATAAATCTAAAAATGCATCTATTTTTAGGGATACTAATAGTACCGATGCTCATCTTGTGATATGGGAGTTGAAATTGTga
- the LOC123681355 gene encoding rho guanine nucleotide exchange factor 10 isoform X3 gives MAKIGDDVVLIKYEPRMQSGLWEDTSCDKRIPLTHTGHGHNFQRNLSQRSSEESWCSGSDHEISSDEESDRNRNNGQLRNTFNKALTLCDKLRGGSSNGHRLSLDGTLPVDPNNQGRLSRWFSIRRGSCHQYDIENAEIPTIPKSPQTRHKMPLLPEVEEESCFPNCTTQQRRQQPPSLPSPPPHLSPQQIKRRMIVAAIVHSENSYVATLQRLVNDYKKPLEESNPPILSNSKISTLFYRLSEILQCHTLFRIALAECIKNWDAEEKIGDVFIASFSKAIVLDIYSGFINNFSIAMDLAKMEAKRKSALADFLKVKQISSQDRLSFFGLMVKPVQRFPQFILFLQDLLKHTPKGHHDRMSLQLALTQLESLAEMLNERKRESEQYQAFKEMLRNISGKFSARPLSDGNRYLLREDNITQIEYNQNGSIVKAKSRRLLLLNDLVVCVSVSPKVSDDFGSSERLSLKWTCPVSDIEVIDSGTSPTLSRVLAGGLNKGGSLKSNNSYDGSQPQDVTSLCSEMSNLMHDYEIMRRVADLVGTLKGSYPNMNVENARRILNNIQNSIQEKDEEIAWMDSCCLQLVVRTKGKEEKLTFQTDNSSIKSDWITELRLAQLALDANNSPAWEIPEQEHRPSTKMPLFVRSHCIYRSQHQTEVRCGCYFTLNLPKTTKRRHNQSYLWTSTWNGASSLITIMAQHQQHTGTFKEIASFPLTETEVVSMEFVKGNHSQQCDTVWIGTKSRRIILYSADDAERLEEIGSTTVLDGVNEIKYHYDNVFVALNNGTLIIFVRDPSSLTWQLQNPQTLNLGTEPISSLLPINTNIYASCGNKVFVLNAISGEIQKNFHVHEHSGPINLMAHSGIGLWISLKHSSTVCLYHTETFKHLQDINIASNVTRVSNLNGRSQVYVTALLACKGLLWVGTNVGIILTIPLPRLEGVPIISGRVNISYHAHFGPISFLISLQPKNYSSQIKTIKELKKEESQNNELGDKNTDEKASERPKIEKQLSDTSDASSKFKYSNSTSPVVLRRRRSKESDVSRLSKTLPRSFGNVGSIFSTSSTSSQSSGDTCDVYGLYGELMYIKGYEEEENMLTDAIYESARRSDPELAAIPNKVSTLDRRLKMKVSRPRSLDLSNWSVDSKSSSIFTSSGSEESMAVKHGQSVSRNNSNASRHLDDVCEHNSVDEVRENENTERVSVVNQNTSSKICNNKGASLKTSSKNVVDSNTRKTVITIMGGRGYVNWRQPCCSADKSKNASIFRDTNSTDAHLVIWELKL, from the exons aTGAACCTCGTATGCAATCTGGTCTATGGGAAGATACATCATGTGATAAAAGGATACCTCTGACCCATACGGGTCATGGACATAATTTTCAACGTAATCTCTCTCAGAGAAGCTCAGAAGAAAGCTGGTGCTCTGGATCTGACCATGAGATCTCTTCTGACGAAGAAAGTGATAGAAATAG gaataatgGGCAATTAAGGAATACCTTCAATAAGGCTCTCACCCTCTGTGATAAATTAAGGGGTGGTTCTTCCAATGGACACCGTCTTTCACTAGATGGTACACTGCCAGTGGACCCAAACAACCAAGGTCGCCTTTCCAGGTGGTTTTCGATAAGAAGAGGAAGTTGTCATCAGTATGATATTGAAAATGCCGAAATACCAACCATACCTAAATCACCCCAAACAAGGCATAAAATGCCTCTTCTACCTGAG GTCGAAGAGGAAAGTTGCTTTCCAAACTGTACCACACAACAACGAAGGCAGCAGCCACCTAGCTTACCTTCACCACCTCCACATTTAAGTCCACAACAAATAAAGAGGAGGATGATTGTAGCTGCAATTGTACATAGTGAAAATTCATATGTTGCTACTCTTCAAAGGCTTGTAAAT gACTATAAGAAACCACTTGAGGAAAGCAACCCACCTATCCTTAGCAATTCAAAGATATCCACCTTGTTCTACAGACTTTCAGAAATTCTTCAGTGCCATACTTTGTTCAGAATAGCTCTAGCAGAGTGTATAAAAAATTGGGATGCCGAAGAAAAAATTGGAGATGTATTCATAGCATCATTCTCCAAAGCAATAGTATTAGATATTTATAGCGGTTTCATCAATAACTTCTCCATAGCCATGGATCTAGCCAAAATGGAAGCTAAGAGAAAATCAGCTCTAGCGGATTTCCTCAAA GTCAAACAAATCAGCTCTCAAGATCGTCTGTCATTTTTTGGATTAATGGTGAAGCCAGTTCAGAGGTTTCCACAGTTCATACTATTTTTGCAG GATCTGCTCAAGCATACTCCAAAAGGACATCATGATCGTATGTCCTTGCAGTTAGCTCTTACACAATTAGAATCTCTGGCAGAAATGCTCAATGAGAGAAAAAGAGAATCAGAGCAGTACCAAGCTTTCAAGGAAATGCTCAGAAATATCAGCGGCAAATTTTCTGCAAGACCGTTATCAGATGGAAATCGATACCTGTTGAGAGAAGACAACATAACCCAAATT GAGTATAACCAGAATGGAAGTATTGTTAAAGCAAAGAGTAGACGACTTCTGCTTCTGAATGATTTGGTGGTGTGTGTATCAGTATCGCCGAAAGTATCTGATGATTTTGGATCAAGTGAAAGACTGAGCCTCAAATGGACTTGCCCAGTATCGGATATTGAAGTCATAGATTCTGGCACTTCCCCAACGTTGAGCAGGGTTCTGGCAGGAGGGCTAAACAAAGGAGGTAGTTTAAAATCGAACAACTCCTATGATGGATCTCAACCTCAAGATGTAACAAGTTTGTGTTCAGAAATGAGCAATCTTATGCATGATTACGAAATAATGAGGAGGGTAGCCGATCTTGTGGGAACACTGAAAGGTTCATATCCTAACATGAATGTAGAAAATGCCAGAAGGATTCTCAACAATATACAGAATTCTATTCAAGAGAAAGATGAGGAGATAGCTTGGATGGACTCTTGTTGTTTGCAACTAGTTGTGAGAACTAaaggaaaagaagaaaaattaacTTTCCAGACGGATAATTCATCTATTAAGAGTGACTGGATAACTGAACTTCGACTGGCGCAGTTGGCTTTGGATGCAAATAATTCACCTGCCTGGGAGATACCGGAACAAGAACACAGGCCTTCGACAAAGATGCCGTTATTTGTGAGGTCCCATTGTATATATAGATCACAGCATCAAACAGAG GTTCGTTGTGGATGCTACTTCACTTTAAATTTACCAAAGACTACTAAGAGGAGGCACAACCAAAGTTATTTGTGGACAAGCACATGGAATGGAGCAAGTAGCTTAATCACAATAATGGCACAGCACCAACAACACACAGGCACTTTTAAAGAAATTGCCTCTTTTCcattaacagaaacagaagttgtaTCAATGGAATTTGTTAAAGGTAACCATAGTCAACAATGTGATACAGTTTGGATTGGTACTAAGAGTAGGAGAATCATTCTTTATTCTGCCGATGATGCTGAACGGTTGGAGGAGATTGGAAGTACCACAGTTCTAGATGGTGTAAAcgaaataaaatatcattatgACAATGTATTTGTAGCCTTGAACAATGGAACATTAATCATATTCGTAAGAGATCCCAGTAGCTTAACATGGCAGCTCCAAAACCCTCAAACTTTGAATTTGGGGACTGAACCCATTAGCAGTCTCCTACCAATAAACACTAATATTTATGCTTCGTGTGGAAATAAAGTATTCGTTCTAAATGCAATTTCTGgcgaaattcagaaaaatttccatgtacacGAACATTCAGGGCCTATCAATTTGATGGCACACAGTGGAATaggtttatggatttctttgAAACATTCAAGCACTGTTTGCCTCTACCATACAGAGACTTTTAAACATTTACAAGACATCAATATAGCGTCAAATGTTACACGAGTGTCAAACTTGAATGGGAGATCTCAAGTATACGTCACTGCCTTATTAGCATGTAAAGGTTTACTTTGGGTAGGAACTAATGTAGGAATAATTCTAACAATACCTTTACCTCGACTAGAAGGTGTTCCGATCATAAGTGGTAGGGTGAATATTTCCTACCATGCTCATTTTGGACCAATATCATTTTTAATATCACTACAGCCAAAGAACTATAGCAGCCAAATCAAAACTattaaagaattaaaaaaagagGAATCTCAAAATAATGAGCTAGGTGATAAAAACACAGATGAGAAAGCTTCTGAAAGACCAAAAATTGAGAAACAATTGTCTGACACTTCAGATGCCAGCTCGAAATTCAAATATAGTAATTCAACTAGTCCAGTTGTTCTCCGCAGAAGAAGATCGAAGGAAAGTGATGTATCACGGCTTTCTAAAACATTGCCAAGAAGTTTCGGTAATGTTGGATCGATATTCTCAACCAGCAGTACATCATCCCAAAGTTCTGGTGATACATGTGATGTATACGGATTGTATGGAGAATTAATGTATATAAAAGgttatgaagaagaagaaaatatgcTCACAGATGCAATTTACGAATCAGCAAGAAGAAGTGATCCAGAATTGGCAGCTATACCTAATAAAGTTAGTACATTAGATCGTCGACTGAAAATGAAGGTCAGCAGGCCAAGATCTTTAGACCTATCTAATTGGTCTGTGGATTCCAAATCTTCGAGCATATTTACTTCCTCAGGAAGTGAAGAAAGTATGGCTGTTAAACATGGACAAAGTGTCTCACGAAACAATTCAAATGCAAGCAGACATTTAGACGATGTTTGTGAACACAATTCTGTAGATGAGGttagagaaaatgaaaatacaGAAAGAGTTTCTGTTGTTAATCAAAATACTAGTTCTAAGATTTGCAATAATAAAGGAGCCAGTTTGAAAACTTCAAGTAAAAATGTTGTAGATAGCAATACTCGTAAAACAGTAATTACCATAATGGGTGGAAGAGGTTATGTCAACTGGAGGCAACCTTGCTGCTCTGCCGATAAATCTAAAAATGCATCTATTTTTAGGGATACTAATAGTACCGATGCTCATCTTGTGATATGGGAGTTGAAATTGTga